In Harmonia axyridis chromosome X, icHarAxyr1.1, whole genome shotgun sequence, a single window of DNA contains:
- the LOC123686474 gene encoding proclotting enzyme-like, which produces MHSSRIITLGEIVLILCLFCPSTLEETYQDYLEYHQPWLNNAHQRRWVQINEPHHVISRRHETPQNVETTRHFGPDTLHKITETLGAINTVGRYIVNMTIGEDNSAKISNEVPSAIYTISKNVLGRNVTDTIAPYVREALPAVIDTKDETIKDRDDDKEDEDKSSICTTPGGTPGSCKDLSDCPQLLLNLGTLRQSLCFKSLFVPGVCCPTIQGTKLQPVASSFTSTTTRRPITAATTTTTRPIKQSTSTKPPINIPSYPIRPNQVPTSPDIQQIGSNYVDTDDCGQPESAKFRVVGGEEALPGRWPWMAAIFLHGSKRTEFWCGGSLITARHVLTAAHCTRDSRLRPFAAKQFTVRLGDIDLKRNDEPSAPVTFKVTDVRVHPQFSRVGFYNDIAILLLDRPARKSKYVIPICLPPPELRRETFAGKRSTVVGWGTTYYGGKESTVQRQAVLPVWRNEDCNEAYFQPITSNFICAGYSEGGTDACQGDSGGPLMAFWDTRWVQVGVVSFGNKCGEPGYPGVYTRVTGYMNWIRENTREKY; this is translated from the exons ATGCACTCAAGTAGGATAATTACGCTTGGCG AGATAGTACTGATCCTTTGCCTGTTTTGTCCCTCAACACTAGAAGAAACATACCAAGATTACCTAGAATACCATCAACCCTGGCTGAACAATGCCCACCAAAGACGTTGGGTTCAAATAAATGAACCACATCATGTGATTTCACGTAGACACGAAACACCTCAAAATGTGGAAACGACAAGACATTTCGGACCTGACACCTTGCATAAAATAACAGAAACCCTAGGAGCCATAAACACTGTTGGTAGATACATAGTGAATATGACTATAGGAGAAGATAACAGTGCCAAGATATCAAACGAAGTACCAAGTGCCATTTACACCATAAGCAAAAATGTATTGGGTAGAAATGTAACAGATACCATAGCACCTTATGTCAGAGAAGCTCTGCCGGCTGTAATCGATACCAAAGATGAGACCATAAAAGATAGAGATGACGATAAGGAGGATGAAGACAAATCCAGTATTTGTACAACACCTGGTGGTACACCAGG GTCTTGCAAAGATCTAAGTGACTGCCCACAGCTCCTGCTCAATCTTGGAACCCTGAGGCAGTCTCTCTGCTTCAAGAGTCTGTTCGTTCCTGGTGTTTGTTGTCCAACAATCCAAGGTACCAAACTACAACCTGTGGCTTCCTCCTTCACGTCTACTACTACCAGAAGACCAATAACAGCAGCCACAACAACAACAACTAGGCCAATAAAACAGTCTACATCGACAAAGCCTCCTATTAACATACCGAGCTACCCCATTAGGCCAAATCAAGTCCCCACTTCACCGGATATTCAGCAAATTGGATCAAATTATGTGGATACTGATG ATTGCGGCCAACCAGAGTCTGCTAAATTCAGAGTAGTAGGAGGTGAAGAAGCCCTTCCAGGTCGATGGCCATGGATGGCTGCAATATTTTTGCATGGCTCCAAGAGAACTGAATTCTGGTGTGGTGGTTCCCTCATAACAGCAAGACACGTTTTGACAGCAGCCCATTGTACAAGAGACTCAAGACTCAGACC ATTTGCAGCCAAGCAGTTCACTGTGAGATTAGGCGATATAGACCTAAAAAGAAACGACGAACCTTCAGCACCTGTGACCTTCAAAGTGACAGATGTAAGGGTGCATCCACAGTTTAGCCGAGTTGGCTTTTACAACGACATAGCCATCCTTCTTCTTGATCGACCAGCAAGGAAGTCCAAGTATGTTATACCTATTTGTCTACCCCCACCCGAATTGAGAAGAGAGACTTTTGCTGGGAAAAGGTCGACAGTTGTCGGTTGGGGTACCACTTATTACGGTGGCAAAGAGAGCACAGTCCAAAGGCAGGCCGTGCTTCCAGTTTGGAGAAACGAAGATTGCAACGAAGCTTACTTTCAGCCAATCACATCGAACTTCATATGTGCTGGGTACTCAGAAGGTGGTACTGATGCTTGTCAG GGAGATTCAGGAGGACCTTTGATGGCTTTCTGGGATACCCGCTGGGTTCAAGTTGGAGTAGTATCCTTTGGAAATAAGTGCGGAGAACCAGGATATCCAGGTGTTTATACCAGAGTTACTGGATATATGAACTGGATAAGGGAGAATACTCGtgaaaaatactga